One region of Myxococcales bacterium genomic DNA includes:
- a CDS encoding nitronate monooxygenase, translating to MRTEICEQFGIDVPIFAFTHCRDVVVAVSKAGGMGVLGAVGFSPEQLERECQWIDENIGDKPYGIDTVIPQKYEGMGETDPVKLEEQLLAAVPQQHRDFAAKLLKDHGVPELPDDVRPAGLLGWTEATANPQIDVALSHPKVRLIANALGTPPLDIIKRIHDSGRLVAALCGSAKQAMRHKDANLDIIIAQGHEAGGHTGEVGSVVLWPEVIEAVAPTPVLAAGGIGSGKQMAAAMALGAQGVWCGSIWLTVKEASTPMEQKDSLLAAGSRDTVRSRSVTGKPARMLKNAWTEAWDHPDSPKPLGMPLQGLVTMDMVMRTSRYAAKSQAVAFNPVGQIVGRMNQILPARVVVDNMIDEYIEAVERMHAGLSS from the coding sequence ATGCGTACTGAAATTTGCGAGCAATTTGGTATCGATGTTCCGATCTTTGCGTTTACGCATTGCCGCGATGTCGTAGTCGCCGTGAGTAAAGCCGGCGGGATGGGAGTCCTCGGCGCCGTGGGCTTCTCGCCCGAGCAACTCGAGAGAGAATGCCAGTGGATCGACGAAAACATTGGCGACAAACCGTACGGCATTGACACCGTGATTCCGCAGAAGTACGAAGGCATGGGGGAAACCGATCCCGTGAAGCTCGAAGAGCAGTTGCTGGCCGCGGTCCCCCAGCAGCACCGCGACTTTGCTGCCAAGCTGCTCAAAGACCACGGTGTACCGGAACTTCCCGACGACGTGCGTCCAGCTGGCCTGCTGGGTTGGACCGAAGCCACGGCGAATCCTCAGATTGATGTCGCGCTTTCTCACCCCAAGGTAAGATTGATCGCCAATGCCCTGGGAACTCCACCCCTCGACATCATCAAACGTATTCACGACTCCGGCCGCCTGGTTGCGGCGCTGTGCGGCAGCGCAAAACAAGCGATGCGCCACAAGGACGCCAACCTGGACATCATCATTGCCCAAGGTCACGAGGCCGGTGGACATACGGGTGAAGTCGGCAGTGTCGTGCTCTGGCCGGAGGTGATCGAAGCCGTGGCTCCGACCCCGGTGCTCGCTGCCGGGGGCATCGGCTCGGGAAAGCAGATGGCCGCCGCGATGGCACTGGGTGCCCAGGGTGTGTGGTGTGGTTCGATCTGGTTGACAGTCAAAGAAGCGTCCACGCCGATGGAGCAAAAAGATTCCCTGCTCGCGGCGGGAAGTCGAGACACAGTTCGGTCTCGGTCGGTGACAGGAAAGCCCGCCCGCATGCTCAAGAACGCCTGGACCGAAGCCTGGGATCATCCCGACAGCCCGAAGCCGCTCGGGATGCCGCTGCAGGGACTCGTGACCATGGACATGGTAATGCGCACCAGCCGGTACGCGGCAAAGTCACAAGCGGTCGCGTTCAACCCCGTCGGTCAAATCGTAGGACGTATGAATCAGATCCTGCCCGCGAGAGTCGTCGTCGACAACATGATCGACGAATACATCGAAGCGGTGGAGCGGATGCACGCGGGACTTTCGAGTTAG
- a CDS encoding acyl-CoA dehydrogenase family protein: MYIGYNEEQEALRVELRAYYDKLLTPDVRVALREGHGIGEAMRTVVRQMGTDGWLGIGWPTEYGGQGRSAIEQFIFFDESMRAGAPVPMLTINTVGPTIYREGSQEQKDFFLPKILKGELHFCIGYTEPNAGTDLAALQTRADADGDDFVINGQKVFTSLASDADYIWLATRTDQDAPKHGGLSMFLVDMKTPGIKAEPMDLLSSHNICTTFFDNVRVPKSQLVGGLNKGWKLITGQLNHERVSICSPGMLESVYKDVLEWARETRLTDGRRVIDQEWAQISLARVHAGLEFLRLANWKVAWQGTQGELSVADASSIKVFGTEWYLESLRLMMEVMGQRSYLRPSSEQALLAGHVETMYRSLVILTYGGGTNEVQRDLIGLFGLGLPRVPRF; the protein is encoded by the coding sequence ATGTACATCGGTTACAACGAAGAACAGGAGGCGCTGCGCGTGGAGCTGCGCGCCTACTATGACAAGCTCCTGACTCCGGACGTTCGCGTCGCCCTGCGAGAAGGTCATGGCATTGGCGAAGCAATGCGCACAGTCGTGCGGCAAATGGGAACGGATGGTTGGCTCGGGATTGGCTGGCCAACCGAGTACGGTGGACAAGGTCGCTCGGCGATCGAACAATTCATCTTCTTTGACGAGTCCATGCGGGCCGGTGCGCCCGTTCCGATGCTAACCATCAATACGGTGGGGCCCACGATCTACCGGGAAGGATCCCAGGAACAAAAAGATTTCTTCCTGCCCAAGATCCTCAAAGGCGAACTCCATTTTTGCATCGGATATACGGAACCCAACGCGGGGACCGACCTCGCCGCCCTGCAAACCAGGGCCGACGCCGATGGCGACGACTTTGTGATCAACGGTCAGAAGGTCTTTACCAGTCTGGCGAGCGATGCGGACTATATCTGGTTGGCGACCCGTACCGATCAGGATGCTCCCAAGCACGGCGGGCTCTCGATGTTTCTGGTCGACATGAAAACTCCGGGGATCAAAGCCGAGCCGATGGATCTGCTTTCTTCCCACAACATCTGCACGACATTCTTCGACAACGTCCGAGTGCCCAAGAGTCAGCTGGTGGGAGGTCTCAACAAGGGTTGGAAGCTCATCACCGGTCAACTCAATCACGAACGCGTGTCGATCTGCTCGCCGGGCATGCTCGAATCTGTCTACAAAGACGTACTGGAATGGGCTCGCGAAACCAGGCTCACCGATGGACGTCGGGTGATCGACCAGGAGTGGGCGCAGATCAGCCTCGCTCGGGTCCACGCGGGCCTGGAGTTCCTGCGACTCGCCAATTGGAAGGTCGCCTGGCAGGGCACCCAGGGCGAGTTGAGTGTGGCGGATGCGTCAAGCATCAAGGTGTTTGGCACGGAGTGGTATCTCGAGTCCCTGCGCCTGATGATGGAGGTCATGGGGCAGCGTTCCTACCTGCGCCCGAGTTCTGAGCAAGCGCTGCTCGCTGGACATGTCGAGACCATGTACCGGAGTCTTGTCATCTTGACCTATGGTGGCGGTACCAATGAGGTGCAACGAGATCTCATCGGCTTGTTCGGTCTGGGTCTGCCGCGTGTACCGCGTTTCTAG
- a CDS encoding acyl-CoA/acyl-ACP dehydrogenase, whose protein sequence is MDFSFTDEQQAIAELAKQIMRDKATPERMTDLEKSAGPRFDVELWRELATAGVLGIAIPEAYGGAGMGFFELSLIAEQVGLTTAPIPFIETAVMAALPIEKFGSEAQKQEVLPRIVEGDAILTAALVEEGADPNVPETRATAVADGFKLSGTKICVPAGVLAERVLVPATTEAGELGIFIVDPSSAGCNVIALDTTSGQPEAQLEFDEVHVAADQQLGDFDRGAEILNFITEHTNSALCSVSLGVCEEALRLTSEYIKGREQFGVSIATFQAVGQRAADAFIDTEGIRLTSWQAAWRLSEGLPAASQIATAKIWAAEAGHRIVHTATHLHGGIGVDKDYSLFRYFTYAKQLGLTLGGPTSHLIKLGKMLAAGTA, encoded by the coding sequence ATGGATTTTTCTTTTACCGACGAACAACAGGCCATTGCCGAACTCGCCAAGCAGATCATGCGCGACAAGGCGACACCCGAGCGAATGACCGATCTCGAAAAGAGCGCAGGTCCCCGCTTCGACGTCGAACTGTGGCGCGAACTCGCGACGGCGGGCGTCCTGGGGATTGCAATTCCAGAGGCCTATGGCGGCGCGGGGATGGGTTTTTTCGAACTTTCGTTGATCGCCGAGCAGGTCGGTCTGACAACGGCCCCGATTCCGTTCATCGAAACCGCGGTGATGGCGGCGCTGCCGATCGAGAAATTCGGCAGCGAGGCCCAGAAACAGGAGGTGCTGCCGCGCATCGTAGAGGGAGACGCGATCCTCACTGCGGCATTGGTTGAAGAGGGCGCAGACCCCAACGTGCCGGAGACTCGCGCGACTGCGGTGGCGGACGGTTTCAAGCTCAGCGGGACGAAGATCTGCGTGCCGGCAGGAGTTCTTGCCGAGAGAGTGCTGGTCCCGGCGACAACCGAAGCGGGTGAATTGGGGATCTTCATCGTCGACCCCAGTTCAGCCGGCTGCAATGTGATTGCGCTGGACACCACGAGCGGACAACCCGAAGCGCAACTCGAGTTCGACGAAGTGCACGTTGCTGCAGACCAACAACTGGGTGACTTCGATCGCGGTGCTGAAATTCTCAACTTCATTACCGAGCACACAAATTCCGCTCTGTGTTCCGTTTCTTTGGGGGTGTGTGAAGAAGCACTGCGTTTGACCTCCGAGTACATCAAGGGACGCGAGCAGTTCGGAGTGTCGATCGCCACGTTCCAGGCGGTCGGTCAGCGAGCGGCAGACGCCTTCATCGATACCGAAGGCATCCGATTGACTTCCTGGCAGGCTGCTTGGCGCCTCTCAGAAGGGCTCCCCGCCGCTTCGCAGATCGCTACCGCAAAGATCTGGGCGGCGGAGGCTGGACATCGGATCGTACACACGGCCACTCATCTCCACGGCGGAATTGGAGTCGACAAGGACTATTCACTGTTTCGATACTTCACCTACGCAAAGCAGCTCGGTTTGACCCTGGGCGGTCCGACCTCCCACCTGATCAAGCTGGGGAAGATGCTGGCAGCCGGTACTGCTTGA
- a CDS encoding sel1 repeat family protein, which yields MLHLRSRVCASSRALFVLAVVVCPGAFASAQGSGELVVATRLADSGEVSGYYRLGRAYELGREVDKDLFEAARQYQVAAEQGHVEAQFSLALLLAGAVPNSPHSPQKSFEWFSAAAQQGHTRAAYFLALSYQTGTGVEANSEQAFEWYRRSAKDGNGEAMNALARMYAAGAGIRLNLANAYAWNEVAGVRGYVLAPRYRAQLEAKMNEEELVRGKKLVRRLMKKYGRPPGG from the coding sequence ATGCTTCACCTCCGCAGTCGCGTTTGCGCGTCGTCTCGCGCGCTCTTCGTACTCGCAGTCGTCGTATGCCCGGGAGCGTTTGCATCGGCCCAGGGTAGCGGTGAATTGGTGGTGGCGACGCGACTGGCGGATTCCGGCGAAGTCTCGGGCTACTACCGCCTCGGACGCGCTTACGAATTGGGCCGAGAAGTCGACAAAGATCTATTCGAAGCGGCGCGGCAGTATCAGGTGGCCGCGGAACAAGGTCATGTCGAAGCGCAGTTTTCCCTCGCGCTGCTACTCGCGGGTGCCGTCCCCAACTCTCCCCACAGCCCACAAAAATCGTTCGAGTGGTTCAGCGCGGCCGCGCAGCAGGGACATACAAGGGCCGCATATTTTCTGGCGCTGAGCTATCAGACGGGAACGGGGGTCGAAGCGAACAGCGAGCAGGCGTTCGAGTGGTATCGCCGGTCAGCAAAGGACGGGAACGGCGAGGCGATGAATGCATTGGCGCGCATGTACGCCGCTGGGGCGGGCATCCGTCTGAACCTGGCGAACGCCTATGCGTGGAACGAGGTCGCAGGAGTTCGCGGCTACGTTTTGGCTCCGCGATACAGAGCCCAGCTCGAAGCCAAGATGAACGAAGAAGAACTCGTTCGCGGCAAAAAACTCGTGCGCAGGTTGATGAAGAAGTACGGCAGGCCGCCAGGCGGCTAA
- a CDS encoding coniferyl-alcohol dehydrogenase, protein MADILKYEGKRCVVTGAASGMGGACAQILSDLGAEVHALDIQDIKASVHRSIKLDLSSESSIDAALEEIDGEVDCLFNCAGVPGAPGFSALETCVINVVGLRDLTEKLLPRIVNGGAIASITSVAGMGYPNHQEKVHEFLDTPDFDSGKAWCEANPEVANGYLFSKEAIIGYTYRRAAELSQRLVRINCLSPAPTDTPMMKAFHEQIPAEAMDEHFQAPVGRNATPEEMAEPLILLNSEASRFISGVNLFVDYGYTGQVFCGQRPGLLLGS, encoded by the coding sequence ATGGCCGACATTCTCAAGTACGAAGGCAAACGCTGCGTCGTGACCGGAGCTGCTTCTGGGATGGGCGGCGCCTGCGCGCAGATCCTCAGCGATCTTGGGGCCGAGGTCCATGCCCTCGACATTCAGGACATCAAGGCCTCGGTCCATCGATCGATCAAGCTGGATCTGTCATCGGAGTCGTCGATCGACGCCGCACTCGAGGAAATTGACGGCGAGGTCGATTGCCTGTTCAACTGCGCCGGTGTGCCGGGGGCCCCGGGTTTCTCCGCCCTCGAGACCTGCGTGATCAATGTCGTCGGCCTGCGAGACTTGACTGAGAAGTTGCTGCCGCGCATTGTGAATGGCGGCGCAATCGCGAGCATCACCTCAGTCGCGGGCATGGGCTATCCGAATCATCAGGAGAAGGTGCACGAATTTCTCGACACCCCGGACTTCGACTCGGGCAAGGCCTGGTGCGAAGCCAATCCCGAAGTCGCAAATGGCTATCTCTTCTCCAAGGAAGCGATCATTGGGTACACCTACCGTCGGGCCGCCGAACTGAGCCAACGCCTGGTTCGCATCAATTGCTTGAGCCCCGCGCCAACGGACACTCCAATGATGAAAGCCTTCCACGAGCAGATCCCCGCGGAAGCAATGGACGAACACTTCCAGGCTCCCGTCGGTCGCAACGCCACCCCCGAAGAGATGGCGGAACCACTCATCCTGCTCAACAGCGAAGCCTCCCGTTTCATCAGTGGTGTAAATCTCTTCGTAGACTATGGATACACCGGGCAAGTATTCTGCGGCCAACGGCCGGGACTACTGCTCGGATCGTGA